TTTACCTTAATGCGCCCCAGGACTAGATTACCCAGTGAACTTGTGAAAGGTGAAGAGAAATGTCTgtgccactagcgtcaccaaacgtCATTGcacaaataattactgtttttaatAAAGTTTCCTGAATACTCCCTCTTTCGTCTATTGGTCAAAAAACAGACACTCCCGTCCCAAACTCATGAAGTATAGGTTACTGCGGAACACTGATGGGTGTTTCCCAATCTGTGGGcgttttcaaaccgggatggCATTTTTCAACTCTCCAATGAAGCAGTtaatctcaatgtagtaatcagtgggcatttccaaaccaggatTGGCATTTCTGAACTATCCAGTGGAAGTACGGAATCTCAGCATAGTAGGCAAATCATGTAAAGTGCTTGAAAAACGCCTATCCCAGTTTGAAAACGGCCactgattggaaaaaaaaaaacatttttgttctgcagagacacaagACTCAATCTCAtcacattggttgagccaatgtttctATGTCAGGCTGTTTGGGATTGCAAGACAAAAAGGTCAACCGAGACACAGTGTTCACACTCttcaggggaatcaacctacCAATGGCTCTACATAATGACCTAGGATAGGAGAACTTGTTTCAACATTGATAAAATTACTCCCTTAACCTTTAAAGTAAGTCTCGCTTCTGATGCTCTGCATCTCTCCCTATAGTCCTGTTTGGTTGTGCAATTAAATGACTGCCATGCTCACACCTACCAATTTAGGCTTTGAACTCAAGCTGTTTGAAGCTCCTCCTCATTGACCACTTTTATGTagcttatggggcttttccactgcatgatACAACTCAACTCGACCAGACTCTGCTcgatttttggggttttccactgtggattgtacctggtacttttttttagtaccacctcagtcgaggttccaagtgagccgagccaagtcgatactaaatgtgatttaaaaaccctgcagatcactgattggtcagagagaatcgtgaCTACCggtgtcactggatttgcgacacaggacatcaacccactagatTTAAAGTTTGCAACAAtgatagcagtataatttgttcacacgacttgaattgtgaaaagaaaaggctgtgcgcaaaaccacgccatggtcaataaacgaggtgctgATGTTCCTCTTGTTAGCAACTAACTAAATGAcgtgaaacgaaaaagtctttcaggaagtgtctcagctgttggccacacacggctactggacctaccaacagtgtagggaaaagtaaaaaaaacttaaaagtaactactgaaccatcaaggaccacaacagccggagtggttcaaacagaaaaaagtggaagtggttcgaccaaatggacgctatctatggcaacagtccagcgagcaatgggagtgAGAGTGCCCGGGACTCGACCATGGCGCTATTGgagtccacaatggaggatggtacgttttgttatgttaactccatattctgcttgaaagcttcactttatttagttgaccagctactggattGCTTGTCTCATTTGTCTTTAGTTTCATAGTAATGAGCTGAAAAATTGAGGCACAGTTTTATTagacatttgttttcatttgtttggaGTGTATTCAGCTGGCAAAAATACAGAAAAGTCTGTCAAGACTCCGTTCCAGATCCTCGATGTGTCTGCATCTCAACAGTGTTAAAACTGTAGCCAATATTCTGGGGTCTTTAACAAGATGGTCTGTGTTGCCTGTGGGAGAGTTTTGTTCTTTTTGCACTTTTCTCAAAGAATAAACTCCTTAATGGCAAGAAAACAAGGGCTCTCCATTAAGTGAACATTTTCCAGCAGGTGATTCACATATTTTTAGCCTTGAGGGCTGAGTTGATAGAAGTTGGTTGGTTGGTAAGCTAGACAGACAGTGATCTAGTTTTTGAAAGACTGTGTACCTAGTAAAGGAAACCTGCAGATGGGTCATATCTGTTTAAGCCTTGAGGCCTGAGCCACCAGAGTTATTTTTAGTAAGGAAGTGGGTGAATGAGCTAGTTAATTAGTGAGCTTGAAAAGTATTTCTGCAGATGGGTAATATCTGTAATTTAGTTAGGCTGGGCATAAACGGTGCAAGTTCTGACACTCGGGGGGGTGAGCCCCTGCACACGTTATGAATCATATTATCTGATAATTGTACAGATGCATTGGTACACTACGTGACTTTACGACCAGGCGAATTTGAAAGCAATCACATTAATTTTTACGTTCTATTTATCATTAATGCATAAATCCAGAGGAGATTTTAATTCATTGTGCCAATAATAGTttggaataaaaaaaagtttttttaaaaaagatgGTATGGCCAGGAGCTACATTTACTAAAAACTCTCCATAGTTTActgattattttaaaacattgtctGATATTTATTCTAAATGCTGTCGGACATTTGATCGATCAGATTTTGAGGGTAGACTgatctgatttcatgactgcatacacCATTACGCCATTGTGTTACTGtcagttactgcatgataatataGTACACAAAAAGTATAAGAATAAAAAGTGcgtaaaaaaatatttgcaccaTTTCTGCCAGTTATACTTGGAATTAATCTAAGCGCAATTAACATAAGCAGAATTCTGAGTTATAGTGGAGTACCTTTATAATTGTGTTTCAGATGTGcttgcttctcatctgtgtcaccacatgttgatatcagacatactgaagaagatccgtgaagtcTTGTCCATGTAAATGCACTTTAAAGCCGCACTTATCTGGCAGTTTTAAAATCGGCCTAATCCAAAATTGACGTGCtgtattacacgtttggctgccgGTTTTCAGTTAAATGCAGCAGGGGGAGCCAAAATCCAGTGAAATGGTGTTGTGTTCAAacaaggttttaaggtgaattttagatggaatttttaatgattaaaacatacctccctaacgtAAAACTTtagcctgaacctaaccaatagtgttttaaaatataatgaaatgttaaaaaagacatccttaccttatCAACTTAACAACGCCTAAACTTAACAAATTGTGTTTTATAATGCAGAagcacaaaatttaaataaacaattctGGAGCAACCACTTGAATTTGCTTTGCTTGTATGACTCTGTTATTTCACATATCAGTTTGAGTTCATGACTGGTCTTGACCCACTTTCCTGCAACTCTAAGTCCAGGTTTACtcaaaatatatacactcacctaaaggattattaggaacacctgttcaatttctcattaatgcaattatctaatcaaccaatcacatggcagttgcttcaatgcatttaggggtgtggtcctggtcaagacaatctcctgaactccaaactgaatgtcagaatgggaaagaaaggtgatttaagcaattttgagtgtggcatggttgttggtgccagacgggccggtctgagtatttcacaatctgctcagttactgggattttcacgcacaaccatttctagggtttataaagaatggtgtgaaaaggaaaaacatcaagtatgcggcagtcctgtgggcgaaaatgccttgttgatgctagaggtcagaggagaatgggccgactgattcaagctgatagaagagcaactttgcctgaaataacacagcaaagcatttgtgaagccacaacacgcacaaccttgaggcggattggctacaacagcagaagaccccaccgggtaccactcatctccactacaaataggaaaaagaggctacaatttgcaagagctcaccaaaattggacagttgaagactggaaaaatgttgcctggtctgatgagtctcgatttctgttgagacattcagatggtagagtcagaatttggcataaacagaatgagaacatggatccatcatgccttgttaccactgtgcatgctggtggtggtggtgtaatggtgtgggggatgttttcttggcacactttaggccccttagtgccaattgggcatagtttaaatgccacggcctacctgagcattgtttctgaccatgtccatccctttatggccaccatgtacccatcctataatggctacttccagcaggataatgcaccatgtcacaaagctcgaatcatttcaaatttctttcttgaacatgacaatgagttcactgtactaaaatggcccccacagtcatcagatctcaacccaatagagtatctttgggatgtggtggaacgggagcttcgtgccctggatgtgcatcccacaaatctccatcaactgcaagatgctatcctatcaatatgggccaacatttctaaagaatgctttcagcaccttgttgaatcaatgccatgtaatAATCCTAATaatcctaataatcctttaggtgagtgtataggaTATAACTTGGACCCTAGAATTCCTTGGCTTCATCAGACTTGTGCTtatggaatacatttttttttaaatctaccaTATATCCACCATAGTGTATTTACCATTATGTTATGGATTTTACATGCCCCTTAATGCAGCCCTAGAACTGAAATGAATACAAGTATGATGGTTAAAATTAGACAGTAAAAGATATTTTACAACACAGATTTTTTTAGGCTTCAGGACTGAGTAACCACAAGTTAATAGAAGTTACTGTAGATAGTTAGTTTGTGAGCTAGTTTGCAAAAGGTCATGTACCTAAAACATTTCTGCAGATGGATCATGTCTGCTTGAGTCACCAGAGTtaatgttagtgagtgagtgagcttTGTAGTTTGCGAAAGGCCATGTACAGTACTGCCGCTCCCTGTACATACattacacagtctgcgtagggcaccaaaaCCCTAcaggggcaccatcttaccctatgGGGCagcagaaactccaccggctccATCGGCTTCCCTGcacattatatgttattcaagggcCCGGTAGCATTCgtagaacacagatgatcgcctCGCAACACGCACTATGTCAGGTGATTGCCTCGGAGGCCATTTCTGCAGATGAGTCATAAAAGTTATAGCCTTAAAAGAGTCACACAGATTTCATAGATGTCAGTCAGTTAGGTTCACTGCCATGTACCCTGATATATACATCCATGCTTCGTTGATTGAGAAATGttgttgtttggtacagggactaaaaactaaatgttttaatGTGAGTTCTgagcaaaaattttatttttccattccggatcagaagttccgcagcctactttccaaatggtaaccggttagaacaaaataaaagaatggttaataatgttctttttaaattgacagtACTCTGCGCTAATGGTTGGGTGAAATATCAGTTGCAGTGATGCCAAATCTCGCAAGAGAATCAtgcaacctggtctggaaaatcAAGCCTAAAATAAGCCAAATATCATGTCTTATTTTCAGCATAGAAATCAAAACAAGCATACAATTAATTAACAGTGAAGTAtagttttatttacagatctgcgTCTCAGCCAAAACCCAGCcacatcaaatctgtattaatgcatcatctctaacaataattcagtgaagacttggaaacaaattTTTACCTTTAATAATGTTTtctttgtatctggattagctgtACATGCATATgttgtaattatacatagttgttaaaaagagCTTAATTCacagaatgcaacatccacaacaggcaattaggcaaagaaatctGTGCTGCAGCaatttccttcaggatcaaagcacaggTTTCCTTTTTTTGGGCAatatgaagtggtgtagttccaagaATATACCCTTTGGCTTCATGAAAACATTATCGGAACAAAATTAACTAGTTATAGCCAGTTACCAGCATAGTTGTTGTTGGTCATGTGTGTGGCCAGAGATAATTAGAGATTCCCCCCTCTTGTACAGTGACATCCATAAAGGAATAACAGGAAAAAAACTTGTTCTGGTCCTTGTTTTTGAAAggttttttgtttcgttttggaAAATCAAATTTTACATGTTTAACAAAATTCATAACGTTGATCCTGTGTCTCACAGCCAAAGTggtgaaaataatttaaagctcAATACTGTTTATACGGCAAGGTTACTTGAGAACTATGGATTTAGACAGTGTACCATTGTGGATGTCTGCTTCAAAGTTATCAATGTATGATTTGTCCAGACCACAATTTATAAAAGTACACTGTCATGTCAAACACTATTGTtcttttatttgaaatataaagGGCTTCTTTAGATGTCCTTAAAGTCCTCTATGACTCTATTACTCTTTGTCTCTGTCATGACAACATAAAGGTCAATGTCTCAGAATACATTGAAACTCAACATGACGAGGTTTGGCAGGAGTATGTGTAATATTGTTTTTGTGTGATTGCATTTCAGCTTCTCTCTGCAAAAGTTGATGCAAAGTTGTAAATCTGTGGTGTAAAAAGTGGTTAAAACCtttaaattaaatggaaaaaaaattctccccaatttggtgaatctcagttgcctccatgcctgagactgtcaatccacacatcttatcacatagcttgttgagcgtgttaccgtggagcgCATGttgaggctcacgctattctccgcggcatccacgcacaactcgccacgtgccccaccgagagcgagaaccacattatagtgaccacaaggaggttaccccctgtgactctacccacccaggCAACAAGGCCAgttggttgctttggaagcctgacAGGGGTCAGGCTTCTTGCATCTCAGCatcttgcaactccaggtgtggtagtcagcatctttgtttgctgggctacccaggccccaattaaattacattttaatacatttatagttGCATCAGCATCAAGGTTAACTTGTTACAGATGCTGTTCATCTGCATGGAACAATGATTCAATCCAATAAATAAATCTTGCCTCtaaaacaacaaaattaataataattaagttATATAATCTTACTTTACATAACTGTATGTCTTCATTCATCAATTAGCCCGTTGGATTATTCGCTATGTAACTTTGGAACTCATTACCATGGTTTATTAGTTAGTCGAAGTCAGTTCATTTTCGAAAACATTTACACGCCAACATTTTTCTGTCAAAGAAAAATGAACAACTGTCAAAGAACagtacatttttagcatttatttatttattgttatgcaAGTAGCCTAACTTGTTTGCAAATAACTATAATCTACAAACTTTAATCTCTATAAAACCAAATTAGTTGTTGCATTCTATTATTAACTCGCATTAAGctccatatatacagtatacagcatgatgtatgtatgtgtctacactggtggccaaaggatTGGAAAAATTgacagatttttctcttatggaaagaaatgtatacttttattcaccaaagtggcaatcGACTGATCGcattgtatagtcaggacattaataacatgaaaaattactattataattctgaaaaaaatattcagaacttcgtaaactacttcaaagtgttctaaTCAAAAACTCCTCCagatgcagcaatgacagctttgcagatccttgacattctagctgtcagtttgaccagatactcaggtgacatttcagcccacacttcctgtagcacttgccatagatgtgtctgtcttgtcaggcactttcacgcaccttacagtctagctgatcccacaaaagctcaatggggttaagatccataacactcttacAATTATCTGTTATCTGATATGttatgtgtctgtgtttctttgcccaaactaacattttctttttgtttttctgtttcaaaagtggctttttctttgcagttcttcccataagtcctgcaccctgagtcttctctttactgttatacatgaaactggtgttgagcgggtagaattaaatgaagctgtcagcggaggacatgtgaggcgtctatttcacaaactagagactctgatgtacttatcctcttgtttagttgtacatctggtcttccacatctctttctgttcttgttagagccagttgtcctttgtctttgaagactgcagtgtacacctttgtatgaaatacaattccgttttttggcaatttcaagcattgtataaccttcattcctcaaaacaattattgactgatgagtttctagagaaaactgtttctttttcaatttcaattatcaatttagcatgattactcaaggataaggtgttagagttatggctgctggaaatggggcccgtCTAGATTTGATCACAAAATACttgtttcaaatagtgatgatgctgttttttacatcagtaatgtcctgactatactttgtgatcagctgaatgccactttggtggatTAAATTATCAATCCTTCCGAAACcacaaaatctgtaaattttccCAAACATTTCACCGCCAATGTATgcagatatatataaatatatggatGAGCTTGTTGTTTGTACATTTCATTGGGCCTTGTAAAATAATATTGAAGAATAATCTGCATGCAAACATGAAAACTGTCCTGATGAGCCCAAAGCGGTGTCCTCATGTACGTTGTAATATCACATTGGTATAACTAAATGGGAATTGAGCAATTCTGGACTTTAGTGGGATGCTGGGCATCCATATTTATCATTTAGCTTCTCTAGTTTCCCAGAAGAGCCCAATGCATGTTTAACATTTTGGCTTGTACCAACACACTGCATGTGTTTCTTGGGTTTGCCGGTGTAGCATCTTGGCCTCTTGTTGCACCCAAAAGGCCGTAAGTTGTCACAGAGATACATTTGGAAAAGAGGAGGTCCCTTACTATAACAATGTACATAAAATATCCACAAGAAGGCTACAGATTCCTTCCAAGAACTGTGCTGAAGAACTGTGTTTAACAGGAAAGAAATGCAAATTTATTAGAACACTTGCTATTATTCGGCCACCTTATCAGCAAAAAGTGGAATTGCAGGAAGTAGAATTGCTCTTAACCTTTTCCTCACTTGCTGAAACAAGATCACATGGTTGCAGAGTGATTTAGTGATGTTTCCGTATGTCCCATGGACATTTTCCATTTATTAAAGGATCAAACTGTGGCTACATTCAGATGTGCATTTTTAGCCTCATCAGTCCATCTACCAATGTGTTGTGGTGAGGATGTCTGGGCTGTGGGTGTGTATGGCGATGTTTTCTGTATGTTATGGCTCGCAACGTGTTTCGGGTTAAGACTGTGTGGTCTGGTTACTTCCTCATAGCTGTTGGATAAAAGAGGTTCTATAAATACTTACTGCTTCCATGGCAGGATTCAGATTAAAGTTGCTGTTGGTCGGCCAattcaaaaggaaaaaataaaaaggttttactAACAAATCGTGCCTGGATTTCATGGAAACTTCTGTGATGCCTAAGGGAGCTttcactagcacttttggtgtgcaccCGGGTTCGAATGATGTAAATGTTTGGTTcttttggatgatgtgaacactGTTTTCTGAACTCAGGTGTGCACTCAATACGTCGGGTTTGGTTCAGCTGCCGACATGAAAGCAACCGTACTAAATCGCAGAAGTGAACTGCTACTGATGATGTCTTTGCAAGCTCCAGATCGTAATGATTATGGTTTAATGCTTGTCATACCTGCTTGTTTCCAAATTAATCACCTTCAGAGatcagctcacattcttcacatctcttgcaacttaagaccgaattgcctctaaagtATCGAGTGTCAAAAAATATCTTGtcattcggtaccaaatttcgatacctaaggggttaatctcgtcaacatcTACTGATGTGGCATCTGTGGCAGACAAACACATgtcattctttctttctatttttggttgaaatgtatagtattttaatatattcttgacaggtttcatgagattaaCCCTTGTATTACCCACATGCACCATTTCCTCATCATTTAGGAGTCCGATAtaacttttatttactttttgtctTCACTTCCTCTTTCCTGTAGCTTCTCTGCCCTTTGTGATCATGAATATTGCATCCCAGCCGTATGAGCGAAGCATCTACTGCCAGGATGAGAGCATTGGTTACCCAATAAAACCAGACACCATCACACATGTAACATTGGCTGTAGTCACCATCACCTTCACGGTCATCATTGTGAGTCTTTATTTAAATAATCTCTCTATCCATTCCCCCATTATCCATCATGATCTCATCTCCAGAGTCACGCACCAAAACAATGTGTCTGTTCATGACTCTGGACAGCAGATAGTTTCattatgcttaaaacaacaaagcTGGATACAGAGGGTTATGTGCCCATGGGCTTATTTGGCATCATGTTGCATTTTTTAGGATAACCTAATCTTTCCATGAAACTGTTGTGGCTCTAAAATTTTCGATGAGTCATGCTCTAAGCCATTGTAAAGCAACTGTTATTAAAAGTTGCATGCCTGTGAGTGCACATCTATTAaacaattacttttttgtttattaGTAAATGTAATCATTCATCAAACATCTGTGTCTTTtattatattcatacatttacaccaatcagtcacaacattaaaaccacctgccttatattgtgcaggccccccttgtgccaccaaaacggcatcaacccgcatctcagaatagttttccacaattgtacaaagcggttatctgagttaccgtagactttgtcagttcgaaccagtctggctattctctgttgacctctctcatcaacaagggatTTCTAtatgcagaactgctgctcactggatgttttctgtttttggcaccattcagagtaaattctggaaactgttgtgtgtgaatatcccaggagatcagcagttacagaaatactcaaaccagctccgTTATATCAAAACTGTCAAGCATACATTTAAGcacaatggaaaaaaaatgtatgcaatgttTTAAGCATAGACCTCActaaatttggttaaatatgtttAACACAACTTTTGCCAATACATGCTTGAATAACAATTTCGGTAATGTTTATGAAGGTCTATATTGTTCAAGGTTATAGTGTTGCATATCAATCAATAGTTCCTTAAAcgtagtttttatttttgtttatatctaTAGAAAACGCATAACAACACTAAACAATGTACCTTTTTTCCATTTGTCTTTAGATATCGTTGGGTGAGGCGTACCTGGTGTACAGTAAAATAATTTACTCCAACTCTACCTTTAATCAGTATGTGTCTGCCATATATAAGGTGCTGGGCACCTTCCTATTTGGGGGAGCTGTCAGCCAATCACTGACAGACTTGGCAAAGTACACCATTGGGCGACCACGCCCACATTTCTTAGCAGTGTGTGCTCCCAAAGTCTGCAAAGAATACATATCCTCAGTCAATTGCACTGGCGAGGCACGTGATGTCACTGAAGCCAGGTATGTATCATGAGAACGGTTTATGCAAGTCAGTCTTTCTTTGTTTTCTGAgaagttcttttgaatctttgaAATTACATCTGATTTGTATGTTCTAGGTTGTCCTTCTACTCAGGACACTCTTCCTTTGGGATGTACTGCATGTTGTTCTTAGCGGTGAGTGCTACAGTAATcacaagccctcttattttttttttaaagaggcctTATCACGAGTTATCCAATTTTCCTAACATTTTGAAATAAAGGAGTTCATTGCAGTTTATGTAGAACTACTAACTTCCTCCCAGTCCATAAAGAGCATTTACTTTAACCAAGTTGCAAAGACAACACTTTCTAAAATCTTTACATTTCTGATGCCAGAAACCCAAATTCCATTCATACAAGGCCACCCACATTTAGGCTATATGTCAATGATGCCTATTAGGTGTAGGGacgtgcaaaactaccaatttataATCGACAAGGCTGTCGGTTGTTTGAACGACTAGTCGGTGGTAAGGATAATGATGTATAATTAGTCTCCTTTATGTCATGTGATCCCGATCAGACACATTTCAGAGTTAGCAAACGGACGCCAAGCACAGCACTTCAACATGGTTACTAATGGATATTCAACAAAAATGTAGGCTGAATAACTGAAACATCTTACTGCCAAAATTatcagagaagaaaaaaataagaaaggctccaatACTGACACGATTCAATTTAACAAGCGCACTTGGGAGTCTCGAGGCATTAGCTGTTAACTGCAAGATAACTATGCGGATACACATCTAATTCACCAtatcaagcagtttaaaccttttttacaGCAACAATTTATTCAAGCAGTGTCAGAATTAGCAAAAGACTTTTAACTCTCCAAAGTACATTACAAATATGGGAGCACTACTGACAGCAGAGAATTTAATGTCTGACAGTGAtcgtcttgaaatgtattgttgatgtgGCGCTTTGATGGCTGAAACTGCTGCGATGCATAAATGGACAAACATTAAAGCATAAATAGAGTAAACTTCTTGCAATATTGCAATTATTCACTTTTAAGCACAGAAGCtataatcacacacaaaaaaaactccaAGAAGTTGTACCTCTTCAATTAATTTTGAGAATCGTATCTCCCATTAACACCACcattaaaaatattgttaattagtCGACCCGACTAATCAAGTAGTCAGTTGTTGGATGAGTAGTCAATTAGCCGTCCACTGTGGCACATCCCTATTTGGGTGTTCATAAACTTGAATCACCTAGTCACAGTGAAGAAAAGAGGAAGTAGGTTAGGATAGGATATATGCAATTTCTTCTGAACCAGAAACTGGGGGAAATACACCTAAccttgtgctgttcctggctgtatGTAGCACCTGCACTCTGCATATCCCTCTGAAGGACCCCAGTATAGGGAAATAGTgggttttttacattttatttttttattagattcaCTTGTAGTATGCCTTTTCAAAAAGGGGATGATGTCAATAAAAGGTCAACCTTCTTATTCCAGCAGTAATATTGTTAGTGACTTAGAATTGAAAATGCTGCTTGCTAGCAACTTTTTATCCaaataagttttttttcttcattaaattacatACACCTGGTGCTATTCTCTTACCATGTTGCATAATATTCCTGTATTAACAGCCTAATATCTCCCTCCTTTCTTTCTCCCCTCAGTTCTATGTCCAGGCAAGACTGAATGCAAAATGGGCTCGTCTTCTGAGGCCCACAATCCAGTTCTTCCTGGTGGCCTTCGCTGTGTATGTAGGTTACACCCGCGTATCCGATTATAAACACCACTGGAGCGATGTTCTGGTAGGACTACTCCAGGGGGCGCTCATCGCAATTCTCACTGTAAGTTACAAATAATCATGTTGAGAGAGGGTTCATGGAAAGGtgtgtgtgacgaggagggggTGGGGCCAGGCCATGACTATGCACGcctggcccccaattgggctaatcggGCTGATAAATGTGACGGAACGCGGCAGTTCGGGAGAAAGAGCCACATGCAGATGCCATATGTGTGTTcatgttgtgtgtctttttgtttaagttcttattaaatattattttgaccatTCAGCCGGTTCCCGTTTAACCATGTTACAGTGTGG
This region of Xyrauchen texanus isolate HMW12.3.18 chromosome 48, RBS_HiC_50CHRs, whole genome shotgun sequence genomic DNA includes:
- the LOC127639693 gene encoding phospholipid phosphatase 2-like translates to MTDLRKKKLFVLVDVLCVVVASLPFVIMNIASQPYERSIYCQDESIGYPIKPDTITHVTLAVVTITFTVIIISLGEAYLVYSKIIYSNSTFNQYVSAIYKVLGTFLFGGAVSQSLTDLAKYTIGRPRPHFLAVCAPKVCKEYISSVNCTGEARDVTEARLSFYSGHSSFGMYCMLFLAFYVQARLNAKWARLLRPTIQFFLVAFAVYVGYTRVSDYKHHWSDVLVGLLQGALIAILTVRYVSDFFKVQPFPQCSSPETMESDLAERKPSLHLGESEHNNHYSYSGPV